Proteins from a genomic interval of Phalacrocorax aristotelis chromosome 3, bGulAri2.1, whole genome shotgun sequence:
- the LOC142055699 gene encoding gallinacin-13-like — protein sequence MRILQLLFAVIVILLLQDVPARGLPDSQQCRSNHGRCRRLCFHMERWEGSCSNGRLRCCR from the exons ATGCGGATCCTCCAGCTGCTCTTTGCAGTCATTGTCATTCTCCTCCTCCAGGACGTTCCCG CAAGAGGTCTTCCAGACAGCCAGCAGTGCAGAAGCAACCATGGCCGCTGCCGGAGGCTTTGCTTCCACATGGAGCGCTGGGAAGGGAGCTGCAGCAACGGCCGCCTGCGCTGCTGCCGATGA
- the LOC142055700 gene encoding LOW QUALITY PROTEIN: gallinacin-12-like (The sequence of the model RefSeq protein was modified relative to this genomic sequence to represent the inferred CDS: substituted 2 bases at 2 genomic stop codons), producing the protein MLLLRLEYNSCLLPPSSWMPSSMPAARRSFCKISHXALXLSSGTKAMGILWFILIFISLSSHGDAHGPDSCNHEGGLCRVGNCILGEYLARYCFEPIILCCKNLSPTTLKS; encoded by the exons ATGTTACTCCTAAGACTGGAATATAACTCCTGCCtacttcctccctcttcctggATGCCATCCAGCATGCCAGCAGCACGCAGAAGCTTCTGCAAAATCTCACACTGAGCCCTGTGACTTTCCAGCGGGACCAAAGCAATGGGGATCCTTTGGTTCATTTTAATCTTCATCTCTCTGAGCAGCCACG GAGATGCTCATGGACCAGACAGCTGTAACCATGAAGGGGGCTTATGCCGAGTTGGGAACTGCATTCTTGGTGAATATCTGGCTAGATACTGCTTTGAACCCATCATTCTCTGTTGTAAAAATTTATCACCCACTACCTTAAAAAGCTGA